A genome region from Bacillaceae bacterium IKA-2 includes the following:
- a CDS encoding YjzC family protein: MGQNRQFDHGQKAPNNGIYVEIGETGDMVQNPKSVKLSVGDTFPETSNHNRKWTYKSKFGR; encoded by the coding sequence ATGGGGCAAAATCGCCAATTTGATCATGGACAAAAAGCACCGAATAATGGAATATATGTTGAAATAGGAGAAACAGGAGATATGGTACAAAATCCAAAAAGTGTAAAATTAAGTGTAGGTGACACATTTCCTGAAACAAGTAATCATAATCGTAAATGGACCTATAAAAGTAAGTTTGGAAGGTAA
- a CDS encoding BMP family ABC transporter substrate-binding protein — protein MFIFIIGCSTSTETEVITKVGLLLPDKIDDQGWNGKGYEGLLKIHSNLNFDVFYKEEINTKEKSVATIDEFLLSGANLIFGHGQMYAPIFMEIKDDYPDIHFVVFNGEVSGDRITSLRFQGYSMVFFAGMLASEMSETKNLGVIAAEPWQPEVKGFKEGALFQNKDVDVIVKYVSSWIDVSAALEHYHKMVENDVDVFYPAGDGYHVAVIEEIKKDGLSVIGFVGDHSDLGESTVLTSTIQHADELYEIIAEKFHNGQLATGNMNFDFSEGVISLGPYSPEVPLELQKKIDTAIRTYIETGKMPSETN, from the coding sequence ATGTTTATTTTTATTATTGGCTGTTCAACTTCAACAGAAACAGAAGTAATAACAAAAGTGGGGTTATTATTACCAGATAAAATTGACGATCAAGGTTGGAATGGTAAAGGGTATGAAGGCTTATTAAAAATTCATTCTAATCTAAATTTTGATGTATTTTATAAGGAAGAAATCAATACAAAGGAAAAAAGCGTCGCTACAATTGATGAATTTCTTTTATCTGGAGCCAATTTAATTTTTGGTCATGGCCAAATGTACGCGCCGATTTTTATGGAAATAAAAGATGACTATCCCGACATTCACTTTGTTGTTTTTAATGGTGAAGTGTCAGGGGATCGAATTACTAGTCTTCGTTTTCAAGGTTATTCGATGGTTTTTTTTGCTGGGATGCTAGCTAGTGAAATGTCAGAAACTAAAAATTTAGGAGTAATCGCAGCAGAGCCGTGGCAGCCTGAAGTTAAAGGGTTTAAAGAAGGGGCTCTATTTCAAAACAAAGATGTAGATGTAATCGTTAAATATGTATCGAGTTGGATTGATGTTTCAGCGGCGCTAGAACACTATCATAAAATGGTCGAAAATGATGTTGATGTATTTTATCCGGCAGGAGATGGCTATCATGTTGCCGTTATCGAAGAAATAAAAAAAGATGGTTTATCTGTGATTGGATTTGTTGGTGATCATTCAGATTTAGGAGAATCAACCGTACTAACAAGTACAATACAGCACGCCGATGAGTTATATGAGATTATTGCAGAAAAATTTCATAATGGCCAGTTGGCCACTGGTAACATGAACTTTGATTTCTCTGAAGGAGTTATTTCCTTAGGGCCATATAGCCCAGAAGTCCCCCTAGAGTTACAAAAAAAAATTGATACGGCTATTAGAACTTATATCGAAACTGGAAAAATGCCAAGTGAAACCAATTGA
- a CDS encoding peptide chain release factor 3, with protein MKKSHEQEVQSRKTFAIISHPDAGKTTLTEKLLYFGGAIREAGTVKGRKNSKHALSDWMEIEKERGISVTSSVMEFQYKDYHINILDTPGHQDFSEDTYRTLTAADSATMLIDVAKGVEAQTKKLFKVCRMRGIPIFTFINKLDRQGKEPFELMEELEAVLGIRSYPMNWPIGMGQNFKAVYDRNKKRLELYNHQSPSKIEIIDVTSPHDSIIDETINDESLVKQFREEIELLDVAGDQYDQELINSGQLTPLFFGSAVSNFGVQTFLEHFLEMAPSPSARISNEGIVNPLDTNFSGFVFKIQANMNPAHRDRIAFLRITSGVFKKGMNVNHVRIEKSIRLAQPTQFLAQNRNAVEEAYAGDIIGLFDPGTFRIGDTLVENGSFEYDEMPHFSPEYFCAISVKDALKHKSYEKGIHQLTEEGAIQLFKTYQKAVEQQVVGVVGVLQFEVLEHRLKAEYKVDIRLERLSFTHARWVSGEKKDIDAFTRVQRNLVKDRDDRLVVLFDNDYQMRTSLAKYPKIKFFENSFMK; from the coding sequence ATGAAAAAAAGCCATGAACAAGAGGTCCAATCGCGAAAAACTTTTGCGATCATCTCCCATCCCGATGCTGGAAAGACAACATTAACTGAAAAACTTCTCTACTTTGGTGGGGCAATTCGAGAAGCAGGAACAGTAAAAGGAAGAAAAAACTCCAAACATGCTTTAAGTGATTGGATGGAAATTGAAAAAGAGAGAGGTATTTCCGTTACTAGCTCCGTTATGGAGTTTCAATATAAAGACTATCATATCAATATCTTAGATACTCCTGGACATCAAGACTTCAGTGAAGATACTTATCGAACGTTAACAGCTGCAGACTCGGCGACGATGCTAATTGATGTTGCCAAAGGAGTCGAGGCACAAACAAAAAAATTATTTAAAGTTTGCCGTATGCGTGGCATTCCTATTTTTACTTTTATTAATAAGCTTGATCGCCAAGGAAAAGAACCTTTTGAATTAATGGAAGAGTTAGAGGCTGTATTAGGGATTCGCTCTTATCCAATGAATTGGCCAATTGGAATGGGGCAGAATTTTAAAGCAGTATATGACCGAAATAAAAAGCGTCTAGAGCTTTATAATCATCAAAGTCCTAGTAAAATTGAAATTATCGATGTTACTAGCCCTCATGATTCTATCATTGATGAAACGATTAACGACGAAAGTCTAGTAAAGCAATTTCGTGAAGAAATTGAACTTTTAGATGTAGCTGGTGATCAGTATGACCAAGAGCTTATCAATAGTGGTCAATTAACACCCTTGTTTTTTGGCAGTGCTGTCTCCAATTTTGGTGTGCAAACTTTTCTAGAGCATTTTTTAGAAATGGCTCCTTCGCCTTCTGCTAGAATAAGTAACGAAGGAATCGTTAATCCTTTAGATACTAATTTCTCAGGTTTTGTCTTTAAAATCCAGGCGAATATGAACCCAGCCCATCGTGATCGAATTGCTTTTTTACGAATCACTTCAGGGGTTTTTAAAAAAGGGATGAATGTCAATCACGTCCGAATTGAAAAATCTATTCGTTTAGCTCAGCCAACCCAGTTTTTAGCACAAAATCGTAATGCAGTTGAAGAAGCTTATGCGGGCGATATTATTGGTTTATTCGACCCTGGGACTTTCCGAATTGGCGACACTCTTGTTGAAAACGGCTCATTTGAGTATGATGAGATGCCTCATTTTTCACCTGAATATTTTTGTGCGATTTCGGTGAAAGATGCCTTAAAACATAAATCATATGAAAAAGGAATTCACCAATTAACAGAAGAAGGCGCGATTCAACTTTTTAAAACGTATCAAAAAGCTGTTGAACAGCAAGTCGTTGGTGTTGTTGGTGTTCTTCAATTTGAAGTTTTAGAACATCGGCTTAAGGCTGAATATAAGGTTGATATTCGTCTTGAGCGATTATCATTTACTCATGCTAGGTGGGTGTCTGGCGAGAAAAAGGATATCGATGCTTTTACACGTGTACAGCGTAATTTAGTAAAAGATCGGGACGATCGTCTAGTTGTTCTTTTTGACAATGACTACCAAATGCGAACTTCCTTGGCTAAATACCCGAAAATCAAGTTTTTCGAAAACTCTTTTATGAAGTAA
- a CDS encoding NAD(P)-dependent oxidoreductase, which translates to MKKIVVTGALGFIGFSLTQRLLEKGFEVVGIDGMIVENLQELYEEKLLWIGRNALFQFINQKIEEIDLSVLFEDVDTIYHLAALTKRDENEGALRIIDEDNLRVTKKIISACDKRNKLIYTSSTQVYDERGGSITERTPLNPKTGISLSYLALETLIKSRCSERLVPYVIFRLPTIYGPWQREEMAYSQLIINHFKSSKDSVECDSVTEDVLYIDDILDTLIEAGLKKDCQNEEYNLSTGKKNQWHHGKSIINNEPFIHPKNERLQLVLSNQKAKNDLGFEVLTDLKTGIEAQKNHINKYQQFYVK; encoded by the coding sequence ATGAAAAAAATAGTTGTTACAGGTGCTCTTGGATTTATTGGTTTTTCACTTACGCAGCGTCTTTTGGAGAAGGGTTTTGAAGTAGTTGGAATTGATGGGATGATCGTTGAAAATCTCCAGGAATTATATGAAGAAAAACTTTTATGGATTGGTAGAAATGCTCTTTTTCAGTTTATAAATCAGAAAATAGAAGAGATTGATTTAAGTGTGCTTTTTGAGGATGTCGATACTATATATCATTTAGCTGCTTTAACTAAAAGAGACGAAAATGAGGGTGCACTTAGAATTATAGATGAAGATAATCTTAGAGTAACAAAAAAAATTATTTCAGCTTGTGATAAAAGAAATAAGTTAATTTATACGTCTTCAACTCAAGTGTACGATGAAAGAGGAGGTAGCATAACAGAAAGGACGCCATTAAATCCTAAAACTGGAATTAGTTTATCGTATTTGGCATTGGAAACATTAATTAAATCAAGGTGCAGTGAACGATTAGTTCCTTACGTGATTTTTCGGTTACCGACGATTTATGGACCTTGGCAAAGAGAAGAAATGGCTTATAGTCAACTAATAATCAATCATTTTAAATCTTCAAAAGACAGTGTCGAATGTGACTCTGTAACAGAAGATGTTTTGTATATTGATGACATTCTTGATACACTTATTGAGGCCGGCTTAAAAAAAGATTGCCAAAATGAAGAATATAATTTATCAACAGGAAAAAAGAACCAATGGCATCATGGTAAATCCATCATCAATAACGAACCATTTATTCACCCTAAGAATGAACGACTACAATTGGTTCTTAGTAATCAAAAAGCAAAAAATGATTTAGGATTTGAAGTTTTAACAGATTTAAAAACAGGAATCGAAGCACAAAAAAATCATATAAATAAATATCAACAATTTTATGTGAAATAA
- a CDS encoding 4Fe-4S dicluster domain-containing protein, with protein sequence MNKIMYLEFERCIGCKACQAACRECGGHDAKERNYVEYVDFMESRQTFPMLCMQCKDPACARVCPSNAIQITAEGVVLSAMEDKCIGCRNCTFGCPFGIPKFDFEENKMYKCDMCYDRTKHDISPMCASVCPSDAIRFIDFDEMQALRRRRTQMNLIEGKKPTEQDKWQYVPEFFGVYSD encoded by the coding sequence ATGAATAAAATTATGTATTTAGAGTTCGAACGTTGTATCGGCTGCAAAGCCTGTCAAGCTGCTTGTCGCGAATGTGGTGGGCATGACGCAAAAGAACGAAACTATGTTGAATATGTTGACTTTATGGAAAGTCGTCAAACATTCCCAATGTTATGTATGCAATGTAAGGATCCGGCCTGTGCTCGGGTATGTCCATCGAATGCAATCCAAATCACCGCAGAAGGTGTCGTTCTTTCAGCAATGGAAGATAAGTGTATTGGCTGCCGAAATTGTACATTCGGTTGTCCATTTGGAATTCCAAAATTCGATTTTGAAGAAAATAAAATGTATAAATGTGATATGTGCTATGACAGAACAAAGCATGACATTTCACCAATGTGTGCCTCAGTTTGCCCGAGTGATGCGATTCGTTTTATCGATTTTGATGAAATGCAAGCGTTACGTCGCCGTCGCACACAAATGAATTTAATAGAAGGTAAAAAACCGACAGAGCAAGATAAATGGCAATATGTTCCGGAATTTTTCGGAGTATATAGCGACTAA
- a CDS encoding YwiC-like family protein — translation MKWFIPREHGAWAMLIVPYLLGMFTSNVTWLHFVFFTGVMAFYVSSGPLFAIIRQPKLKREALPPFFICLSIGLIFTIPILYLMPNIIYIGLLIIPFFTLNIIFAKLKKERLFINDLVAIIALSFLVLAAYFIGSGVIDLKALVLMLINVIFFTASVFHVKTLIREFGNKSFAFSSNVFHGVIVAAFFIFSMPIVALVFLISTLKSWFVPKKRYKPIQIGLVEIANSVIFVAIIGIFY, via the coding sequence ATGAAGTGGTTTATTCCAAGGGAACATGGGGCCTGGGCAATGTTAATCGTTCCTTATTTACTAGGGATGTTTACAAGCAATGTAACATGGCTACATTTTGTTTTTTTTACAGGAGTAATGGCATTTTATGTTTCATCGGGGCCATTATTTGCAATAATCCGACAACCTAAATTAAAACGGGAGGCCTTGCCACCATTTTTTATTTGTTTAAGTATCGGTTTAATTTTCACAATACCAATTTTATATTTAATGCCAAATATTATCTATATCGGACTGTTGATTATTCCTTTTTTTACTTTAAATATTATTTTTGCTAAGTTAAAAAAAGAACGTCTATTTATCAATGACTTAGTTGCTATTATTGCGTTATCATTTTTAGTCTTAGCCGCTTATTTTATCGGTAGCGGTGTTATTGATTTAAAAGCACTTGTGTTAATGCTTATTAACGTGATTTTCTTTACGGCTAGTGTTTTTCACGTTAAAACGTTAATTCGTGAATTTGGAAATAAGAGCTTTGCGTTCAGTTCCAATGTTTTTCACGGCGTAATTGTTGCAGCCTTTTTTATTTTTAGTATGCCTATCGTTGCCCTTGTTTTTCTAATTAGCACATTAAAAAGTTGGTTTGTACCCAAAAAACGTTATAAACCAATTCAAATAGGATTGGTTGAAATTGCTAATAGTGTCATATTCGTTGCTATAATAGGTATATTTTACTAA
- a CDS encoding NarK family nitrate/nitrite MFS transporter: MARITKWEPENEQFWESEGKKHASRNLWISVSALLLAFAVWQIWSVTAASLNDIGFNFTTAELFTLAALPGLTGATLRIFYTFVVPIFGGRNWTVISTASLLIPAIGIGFAVQNPETSFMTMAILAALCGLGGGNFASSMANISFFYPKKSKGTALGINAGLGNLGVSTVQFVVPLVVTVGIFGAVAGNPQVLPDGSNIWLQNAAFIWVIPIILTVIAAFFGMDNLPGAKASVKEQAVIFKNKHTWIMTWLYTMCFGSFIGYAAAFPLLIRTEFPEVNALQFAFLGPLVGAAIRPLGGWVSDKYGGAIVTFWDIIAMIGATFGVIYFYNQGNFTGFLTMFLVLFVTTGIANGSTFRMIPFIFNNQKEAAAVIGFTSAIGAYGAFLIPKIFGWSINTTGMANAALYIFIAYYVVSLVITWYYYSRPSAKVKC; the protein is encoded by the coding sequence ATGGCTAGAATTACAAAATGGGAACCTGAAAATGAACAGTTTTGGGAATCCGAAGGCAAGAAACACGCAAGCAGAAACTTATGGATCTCAGTTTCTGCATTATTACTAGCATTCGCTGTATGGCAGATTTGGTCAGTAACAGCTGCAAGTTTAAATGATATTGGTTTTAACTTTACGACAGCGGAATTATTTACGTTAGCGGCTCTTCCAGGACTAACGGGTGCTACCTTGCGAATTTTTTATACATTTGTTGTTCCAATTTTTGGTGGCAGGAACTGGACAGTTATTAGTACAGCGTCTCTACTTATTCCAGCTATCGGAATTGGTTTCGCAGTACAAAATCCAGAAACTTCATTTATGACAATGGCAATCTTAGCAGCACTATGCGGCCTAGGTGGAGGTAACTTTGCTTCTTCGATGGCAAATATTAGTTTCTTTTATCCGAAAAAATCAAAAGGAACAGCCCTTGGTATTAATGCAGGGCTTGGTAATTTAGGAGTAAGTACTGTCCAATTTGTTGTGCCTTTAGTAGTAACGGTTGGTATTTTTGGTGCAGTTGCTGGAAATCCTCAAGTTTTACCAGATGGTTCTAACATTTGGCTTCAAAATGCAGCATTTATTTGGGTAATCCCAATCATTTTAACTGTGATTGCCGCATTTTTTGGAATGGATAACCTACCAGGGGCAAAAGCTTCTGTGAAAGAGCAAGCGGTTATCTTTAAAAATAAACATACTTGGATTATGACTTGGCTTTATACGATGTGTTTCGGTTCATTTATCGGATATGCAGCGGCATTTCCACTGCTAATTAGAACTGAATTTCCTGAGGTGAATGCGTTACAATTTGCTTTCTTAGGACCGCTTGTTGGTGCGGCAATTAGACCTCTTGGCGGATGGGTCTCTGATAAATACGGCGGAGCAATTGTAACATTTTGGGATATCATTGCCATGATTGGAGCAACCTTTGGTGTTATTTACTTTTACAACCAAGGAAACTTTACCGGATTTTTGACTATGTTCCTCGTGTTGTTTGTAACTACAGGGATTGCCAATGGTTCAACATTTAGAATGATCCCGTTCATCTTTAACAACCAAAAAGAAGCTGCTGCAGTAATCGGGTTTACCTCAGCAATTGGAGCATACGGAGCATTTCTAATTCCGAAAATTTTTGGATGGTCGATTAATACAACAGGGATGGCAAATGCAGCTCTTTATATTTTTATTGCTTATTATGTTGTCAGCTTAGTAATCACGTGGTATTATTACTCTCGTCCTAGTGCAAAAGTAAAGTGCTAA
- a CDS encoding Crp/Fnr family transcriptional regulator, with protein MEKKELKMKRFFNELSTENQDLLLAIGLEITVKNGTYLFYEGDKPESVYLVRSGKVRLSKMTADGKEFSMHLKQRDELVGEVGLFNDMSISVTAEVVEEAILVKFERTILEEIFRKNGEIAVAFMKWFARHTQSTQAKFRDLILCGKTGAFYSTLIRFSNSYGIQKGDGILINVQLTNQDIANYIGTTRESVNRMLNDLKRENIIEVEKGYIVIKDLPFLKNYLHCGDCPVEICTI; from the coding sequence ATGGAAAAGAAAGAGCTGAAAATGAAGCGTTTCTTTAATGAACTTTCAACAGAAAACCAAGACTTGCTTCTAGCAATTGGTCTGGAGATAACAGTAAAAAATGGTACGTATTTATTTTACGAAGGTGATAAGCCTGAAAGTGTATATTTAGTTCGTTCCGGAAAAGTCCGGTTAAGCAAAATGACTGCTGATGGGAAAGAATTTAGTATGCATTTGAAGCAAAGAGATGAGCTAGTTGGAGAAGTGGGCTTGTTTAATGACATGTCAATAAGTGTTACAGCTGAAGTAGTCGAAGAAGCTATTTTAGTTAAGTTCGAAAGAACAATACTAGAGGAAATATTTCGTAAAAACGGAGAGATAGCGGTCGCTTTTATGAAGTGGTTTGCTAGACACACCCAGTCCACACAAGCAAAATTTCGAGATTTAATTTTATGCGGAAAAACAGGAGCATTTTATTCAACGCTGATACGCTTTAGTAATTCATATGGTATACAGAAAGGCGATGGGATTTTAATTAATGTCCAATTAACAAACCAAGACATTGCTAATTACATTGGTACGACAAGGGAAAGTGTTAACCGCATGCTTAATGATTTAAAAAGAGAAAATATTATCGAAGTTGAAAAAGGCTATATAGTTATCAAAGATTTGCCTTTCTTAAAAAACTATTTACATTGTGGTGACTGTCCAGTGGAAATTTGTACGATTTAG
- a CDS encoding Rieske 2Fe-2S domain-containing protein, with protein MNDKKKLARNQKDTNDDMINLVDNLNRDEDLKYNRRSFLKTAVGTSVALSVATIPFSVKAMLGMETDYNRVEIAKLEDIPEGDSVVFNYPNDNDPAILIHTVNGDLKAYNSACTHLMCPVFYEKTQDVLLCPCHKGYFDVSNGQPISGPPQRELPLIEIEVDNGIVYAVGRQYRHG; from the coding sequence ATGAATGATAAAAAGAAGTTAGCTCGTAATCAAAAAGATACAAATGACGATATGATTAACTTGGTTGATAACTTAAATCGTGACGAAGACTTGAAATATAATCGCCGTTCATTCTTGAAAACAGCAGTTGGAACATCCGTGGCATTAAGTGTTGCAACAATACCATTTTCAGTCAAAGCGATGCTTGGAATGGAGACAGACTACAATCGAGTTGAGATAGCTAAGCTAGAAGATATTCCAGAAGGCGATTCAGTCGTTTTTAATTATCCAAATGACAACGATCCAGCAATTTTAATTCATACTGTAAATGGGGATTTAAAAGCATATAATAGCGCTTGTACGCATTTAATGTGTCCCGTTTTTTATGAAAAAACCCAAGATGTCTTATTGTGCCCATGTCATAAAGGCTATTTTGATGTTAGTAATGGGCAACCTATATCGGGACCTCCTCAGCGAGAACTCCCATTAATAGAGATAGAGGTAGATAATGGAATTGTTTATGCAGTCGGGAGGCAATATCGACATGGGTAA
- a CDS encoding MFS transporter, which yields MTSKDLFKFKSPQTRVLHLTWIAFFISFFAWFNMAPLAGTMVESLGWLTMDHIAALAILNVALTIPARIVVGMLLDKYGPRRVFSILLIVMAIPTFMFAFGTSWMQLFISRLLISSIGASFVVGIRMVSEWFPPKSVGFAEGFYAGWGNFGSAAAAILLPWMAITMFGGDDGWRYAIAFSGAACLVYGVIYWFVVSDTPAGKVYVKSRKIAAMEVSSYGDMIQLIIWTVPLVGALGLLSWRLKGLGFISEQALAIIYAVLAVVLVYQIIQILRVNLPILKAGVPEDDKYKFKNVAALNTTYFANFGAELAIVSMLPLYFLSTFGLTATAAGLIASSFAIVNLFARPFGGWLSDKMTSRKLVMLGYMLGICIGLLGMGMIQSEWPLILAVAMTVFTSIFIQGAEGATFAVIPLIKKRITGQISGMAGAYGNVGAVVYLTLFTIVTPQTFFFILAGGAFVSFLFCLIFLDEPKSAHSDEYHLSSVDIAQQEKELIQQQIKGA from the coding sequence ATGACTAGTAAAGATTTGTTTAAATTTAAAAGTCCACAGACAAGAGTATTACATTTAACTTGGATTGCCTTTTTTATCTCATTTTTTGCTTGGTTTAATATGGCGCCACTAGCAGGAACAATGGTAGAGAGCCTAGGCTGGCTGACTATGGATCATATTGCAGCGCTTGCTATTTTAAACGTTGCCTTGACAATTCCAGCCCGAATTGTCGTTGGGATGTTACTGGATAAATATGGACCTAGAAGAGTTTTCTCGATTTTATTAATCGTCATGGCCATACCAACTTTTATGTTTGCCTTTGGTACTTCTTGGATGCAATTATTTATTTCTCGTTTATTGATAAGCTCAATCGGAGCTAGCTTTGTAGTAGGTATTCGGATGGTATCAGAATGGTTTCCGCCAAAAAGTGTCGGCTTTGCAGAAGGATTTTACGCTGGTTGGGGTAACTTTGGATCGGCAGCTGCTGCCATCTTACTTCCATGGATGGCGATTACAATGTTTGGTGGCGATGATGGTTGGCGTTATGCGATTGCTTTCAGTGGTGCCGCTTGTCTTGTATATGGAGTCATTTATTGGTTTGTCGTTAGTGATACACCTGCAGGAAAAGTTTATGTGAAATCCAGAAAAATTGCTGCAATGGAAGTTAGTTCGTATGGTGACATGATCCAATTAATTATCTGGACAGTACCGTTAGTTGGAGCTTTAGGATTACTTTCATGGCGATTGAAAGGTTTAGGTTTTATTTCGGAGCAAGCTTTAGCTATTATATATGCCGTTTTAGCGGTTGTATTAGTCTATCAAATTATCCAAATTTTAAGAGTGAATTTACCAATCTTAAAGGCAGGGGTGCCCGAAGATGATAAATATAAATTTAAAAATGTAGCAGCTCTAAATACAACCTATTTTGCTAACTTTGGAGCTGAGCTTGCGATCGTTTCAATGTTACCTTTATACTTTTTAAGTACATTTGGGTTAACGGCAACAGCAGCAGGTTTAATCGCTTCTTCCTTTGCAATTGTAAATTTATTCGCTAGACCGTTTGGGGGCTGGTTATCTGACAAAATGACAAGTAGAAAACTTGTTATGCTCGGATATATGCTTGGTATTTGTATAGGATTACTTGGGATGGGGATGATCCAGTCTGAGTGGCCATTAATTCTAGCAGTTGCAATGACTGTGTTTACATCTATTTTTATTCAAGGTGCAGAAGGAGCAACTTTTGCAGTTATTCCATTAATTAAAAAGCGGATAACAGGACAAATTTCAGGAATGGCTGGAGCTTATGGAAATGTTGGTGCAGTCGTTTATTTAACACTCTTTACCATTGTAACACCACAAACATTCTTCTTTATTTTGGCAGGTGGTGCGTTTGTAAGTTTCCTATTTTGTCTGATATTCTTAGACGAACCAAAAAGTGCGCATAGCGATGAGTACCACCTATCAAGCGTTGATATAGCACAACAAGAAAAGGAATTAATACAGCAACAAATTAAAGGAGCCTAA